A genomic window from Leptospira andrefontaineae includes:
- the polA gene encoding DNA polymerase I, whose amino-acid sequence MKKLLIVDGHAFAFRAYYAFAASNLKNSKTGQPSGAVFGFFRMLFKLFEDYSPTHVAMTFDPGGPLERGATFAEYKANRKPMPEDLRPQLNEIMETLKVLGFRILKIEKHEADDIIGTLAENYKSSAKEILIFSGDKDLYQLLEKKNIKMLRGKKGVTEFVEIDSSWVKEEVGVDVKQIPDYMGIVGDTSDNIPGVKGIGEKGASKLIQEYKNLEGIYKNIEKIKNPGLKNKLIEHKDNAFMSRQLATIRRDLDLGIKEDDLKLPDYASDEGIKYLKNQGYNVLSRDLAKSVGKEPPKDEPEETTAGSAKGPAAKKGIYKRVESVEELTKLARAWKKSPILSVDTETTSQYAFDAELLGISLCNQEGTGFYIPVSHTQEGLFTNKEQLLPLDQVREILGPILADPNIPKVGQNIKYDLIVLQNHGFEVTNIVFDTMIVAYILAPESRRFNMDDLAEDLLNYKTITYAELVGTGKNKKNLWEVDLDKVSEYAAEDADITLRLYNVLRKSLKQSGLESVFKDIDLPLIPVLTQMEKAGISVDSKYFAELSKDFQREVKDLERGIYKAAGKEFNIASTKELQKILFDELQLRVVKKTQTGYSTDHEVLEELLGEHPIIEKLLDYRKYTKLISTYVDTLPSMASPKDGRIHTSYNMTIAATGRLSSTDPNLQNIPIREKEGRLIRKGFISGHKDFEILSLDYSQIELRIMAHISKDPAMMDAYKKGIDIHKRTAAAIYGVSEDLVSPEMRDKAKVVNFSVIYGVTPYGLSRNLRIPRDEAKSFIDRYLTQYPGVQKYMDDTVAFCEEKGYVETMKGRRRPIPDITSTHRQAKEGAKRVAINTPIQGTCADMIKIAMIQIQDEIEKRKWKSKLLLQVHDELVFEVYKSEKDEFLKVCKRLMEDALPLDVPIKVEGKFGQNWDEAH is encoded by the coding sequence ATGAAAAAATTACTCATAGTAGACGGTCACGCATTTGCATTCAGAGCGTATTATGCTTTTGCAGCTTCCAATTTGAAAAATTCAAAAACAGGACAACCAAGTGGTGCGGTCTTTGGATTTTTCAGAATGTTATTCAAACTTTTCGAGGATTATTCTCCTACTCACGTAGCAATGACATTTGATCCTGGCGGGCCCTTGGAAAGAGGAGCTACATTCGCAGAATATAAAGCAAATCGTAAACCTATGCCGGAAGATCTTCGACCTCAGTTGAATGAGATCATGGAAACCCTGAAGGTTTTAGGTTTTAGGATCCTAAAGATAGAAAAACATGAGGCGGACGATATTATCGGGACTCTTGCGGAAAATTATAAATCTTCTGCAAAGGAAATTTTGATCTTCTCCGGTGATAAGGACTTATACCAACTATTAGAAAAAAAGAATATTAAAATGCTCAGGGGTAAAAAGGGAGTCACTGAATTTGTGGAAATCGACTCTTCCTGGGTAAAAGAAGAAGTGGGTGTAGACGTAAAACAGATCCCTGACTATATGGGGATCGTTGGCGATACTTCTGATAATATTCCTGGAGTAAAAGGGATCGGCGAGAAGGGAGCTTCTAAGTTGATCCAAGAATATAAAAACCTAGAAGGGATTTATAAAAATATAGAGAAGATCAAAAATCCAGGCTTAAAGAACAAACTTATAGAACATAAAGACAATGCTTTCATGTCCAGGCAATTGGCCACGATTAGGAGAGATCTAGATTTGGGTATCAAGGAAGATGATCTCAAACTTCCTGACTATGCTTCTGACGAAGGGATAAAATATCTAAAGAACCAAGGATATAATGTTCTATCTCGAGACTTAGCTAAGTCGGTAGGCAAAGAACCTCCTAAGGATGAACCGGAAGAAACAACAGCAGGTTCCGCAAAAGGTCCGGCTGCCAAAAAAGGGATTTATAAACGAGTAGAAAGTGTAGAAGAATTGACCAAACTTGCAAGAGCTTGGAAAAAATCTCCGATTCTTTCCGTGGACACAGAAACAACATCCCAGTACGCTTTTGATGCGGAACTTTTAGGGATCTCTTTGTGTAACCAAGAAGGAACCGGTTTTTATATCCCTGTCTCTCATACACAAGAGGGTTTATTTACAAATAAGGAACAACTTCTTCCTTTAGATCAGGTTCGTGAAATATTAGGACCTATATTAGCAGATCCAAATATTCCTAAAGTCGGTCAGAACATTAAATACGACCTGATCGTTTTGCAAAACCACGGCTTCGAAGTAACAAATATCGTTTTTGATACTATGATCGTGGCCTATATTTTGGCGCCTGAAAGCCGTAGATTTAATATGGATGATCTTGCGGAAGATCTTCTGAATTATAAGACGATCACTTATGCGGAATTAGTAGGAACCGGTAAGAATAAAAAAAATCTTTGGGAAGTGGATCTGGACAAGGTTTCCGAATACGCAGCGGAAGATGCGGATATTACTTTAAGATTATATAATGTTCTTCGTAAGTCCCTAAAACAATCCGGGCTGGAAAGTGTATTCAAGGATATAGATCTGCCTTTAATTCCAGTTTTAACCCAAATGGAGAAGGCTGGGATCTCGGTCGATTCGAAATATTTCGCGGAACTTTCTAAAGATTTCCAAAGAGAAGTAAAAGATCTGGAAAGAGGGATCTACAAAGCTGCCGGAAAAGAATTCAATATCGCTTCTACCAAAGAATTGCAAAAAATCCTATTCGATGAGCTGCAGCTTAGAGTTGTTAAAAAGACCCAAACAGGTTATTCCACAGACCACGAAGTTTTGGAAGAATTATTGGGAGAACATCCAATCATCGAAAAACTTTTGGATTATAGAAAATATACAAAGTTGATCTCTACTTACGTAGATACTCTTCCAAGTATGGCTTCTCCTAAAGATGGAAGAATTCACACCAGTTATAATATGACTATCGCAGCGACAGGAAGACTTTCTTCTACAGATCCGAACTTACAAAATATTCCGATCCGAGAAAAAGAAGGCAGATTGATCCGAAAAGGTTTTATCTCAGGTCATAAGGATTTTGAGATCTTAAGTTTGGACTATTCTCAGATAGAACTTAGGATCATGGCCCATATTTCCAAAGATCCTGCCATGATGGATGCCTACAAAAAAGGGATCGATATCCACAAAAGAACCGCCGCTGCTATCTACGGAGTTTCAGAAGATCTGGTCAGCCCGGAGATGAGAGATAAAGCGAAAGTAGTTAACTTTTCCGTAATATATGGAGTCACTCCTTACGGTCTTAGCCGTAACCTTCGAATTCCTAGAGACGAAGCAAAGAGTTTTATAGATCGATATCTAACCCAGTATCCTGGTGTACAAAAGTATATGGATGATACGGTCGCCTTTTGCGAAGAGAAAGGTTATGTAGAAACCATGAAAGGAAGAAGGAGACCTATTCCGGATATTACATCCACTCATCGTCAGGCAAAAGAAGGAGCCAAAAGGGTAGCGATCAACACTCCTATCCAAGGAACCTGCGCCGACATGATCAAGATAGCAATGATCCAGATCCAAGACGAGATCGAAAAAAGAAAATGGAAATCCAAACTTCTACTCCAAGTACATGACGAATTGGTATTCGAAGTGTATAAATCGGAGAAGGATGAGT
- a CDS encoding glycosyltransferase yields MILHIDTETGWRGGERQLFLLAEGLKKHKIPQLILCKPGSALETRANDVGLPTVTLPLKGEWDFGSVKALQELIVSKGIKLIHAHTAKAHSIAWMAKAKHPQVKLVVSRRVDFRLRKNWFSKRKYVSDRVDLYLSVSNRIREILIMDGIDPAKVVTVYSGIDLGVSKKASDVSYLRKEFNLSKDELIIGNIAALVDHKDQKTLLNALSKVETDKKYKVLIVGEGELRKELERLASEKKLLDKVIFTGFRTDISELLSLFDIFTLTSKEEGLGTSVLDAMASGLPIVATNGGGIAEMLTEGKGAFVSPVGDVISLASSYKTLLEDPKVRKSMGAFNKESVKRFSVKNTIKKTELAYYSLLGEEIYSTSKGKSGEAA; encoded by the coding sequence GTGATTCTTCATATCGACACGGAAACCGGCTGGAGAGGAGGAGAAAGACAACTTTTTCTTCTGGCAGAAGGTTTAAAAAAACACAAAATCCCTCAGCTCATTCTATGCAAACCTGGTTCTGCATTAGAGACACGCGCCAATGATGTTGGACTTCCAACAGTTACCCTTCCTTTAAAAGGTGAATGGGACTTTGGCTCCGTAAAGGCACTCCAAGAACTCATTGTTTCCAAAGGGATCAAACTCATTCATGCACATACTGCAAAAGCACATTCTATTGCTTGGATGGCGAAAGCAAAACATCCTCAAGTGAAACTTGTAGTTTCCAGAAGAGTGGATTTTAGACTTAGAAAGAATTGGTTTAGCAAACGTAAGTATGTATCCGATAGAGTGGATCTTTACTTAAGTGTTTCGAATCGTATTCGTGAAATTCTTATCATGGACGGGATTGATCCGGCTAAAGTTGTAACCGTATATAGCGGGATTGATTTAGGTGTTTCTAAAAAAGCGAGTGATGTATCTTATCTCAGAAAAGAATTCAATCTTTCCAAAGATGAACTGATTATAGGGAATATTGCTGCGTTAGTCGATCATAAGGACCAAAAAACTTTACTCAATGCTTTGTCCAAAGTAGAAACTGACAAAAAGTATAAGGTGCTTATCGTAGGCGAAGGTGAACTCAGAAAAGAACTGGAAAGACTAGCTTCAGAAAAAAAACTTTTGGATAAAGTGATCTTCACAGGATTCAGAACAGATATCTCCGAACTTCTTTCCTTATTCGATATTTTCACGTTAACTTCGAAAGAAGAAGGACTCGGGACTTCCGTTTTAGACGCGATGGCATCCGGTTTACCTATCGTTGCCACGAACGGCGGAGGCATTGCGGAAATGTTGACCGAAGGTAAAGGTGCATTTGTTTCTCCGGTGGGGGATGTTATATCTCTTGCTTCTTCTTACAAAACTCTATTAGAAGATCCTAAAGTTCGGAAATCTATGGGAGCGTTTAATAAAGAATCCGTAAAAAGGTTCTCTGTTAAAAATACCATTAAGAAAACTGAACTCGCGTACTATAGTTTATTAGGTGAAGAGATCTATTCCACCTCTAAAGGAAAATCCGGGGAAGCGGCATGA
- a CDS encoding class II glutamine amidotransferase codes for MCELLGMSANVPTDICFSFTGLVQRGGKTGPHKDGWGIAFYEGKGCRVFQDPQASADSQLAELVRTFPIKSNLVISHIRKANRGKVDLKNTHPFVRELWGYYWTFAHNGQLKGVKKEPLKDFTPVGTTDSEYAFCWVLSELKKKFKTRPKNEVQLSQEIRKLLSKLGKKGVSNILISDSKYLYAYCSTKLVYITRHAPFGEAKLIDADLSIDFSKHTSPKDIVTVLATSPLTQNEIWTQFLPGEFQVWKEGKQWQRFSPDKENRSA; via the coding sequence ATGTGCGAACTTTTGGGAATGAGCGCCAATGTTCCTACAGATATATGCTTCAGTTTCACCGGCCTTGTCCAAAGAGGTGGGAAAACAGGACCCCATAAAGACGGATGGGGGATCGCATTTTATGAGGGCAAAGGTTGTAGGGTCTTCCAAGATCCTCAAGCAAGTGCGGATTCACAATTAGCGGAACTGGTCCGAACATTTCCGATCAAAAGTAATTTAGTTATTTCACATATCCGAAAAGCAAATCGCGGTAAAGTAGATCTAAAAAACACACATCCGTTCGTTCGGGAGCTATGGGGTTATTATTGGACATTCGCTCATAATGGACAATTAAAGGGAGTGAAGAAGGAACCATTAAAAGATTTTACGCCTGTTGGGACAACTGACAGTGAGTATGCTTTTTGCTGGGTGCTTTCGGAATTAAAGAAGAAGTTTAAGACAAGACCTAAAAACGAAGTACAACTTTCTCAAGAGATCCGCAAACTGTTGTCCAAGCTCGGAAAAAAAGGAGTTTCAAATATCCTAATTTCGGATTCCAAATATTTATACGCATATTGTTCCACAAAACTAGTTTATATCACAAGGCATGCTCCGTTTGGAGAAGCAAAACTAATAGATGCAGATCTGAGTATTGACTTTAGTAAACATACAAGTCCGAAAGATATAGTTACTGTTTTAGCCACAAGTCCTTTGACCCAAAATGAAATTTGGACCCAGTTTTTACCTGGAGAATTTCAAGTCTGGAAAGAAGGAAAACAATGGCAAAGATTTTCTCCTGATAAAGAAAATAGGTCTGCCTAA